The window ATCTCCGGTCGGCAGGAAGTGAAAATCATTGAGAATAATTCTTTTACTTTCTAAATCGGTTATTTTTTGGACGTCCTTTATTATgcacattttaaaatccttttcttttatttctaaaatattttttattatatcacttACTTATTAcgcattttctttatttttaataatggcTAATTCCGGAATTTCatatttcttacatattttatcTAGATCTCTCAACGATCTACTTTGTACGAGCGCCGATCGAGTATCTAAATCGTTATGCCttacataaattactttttcttttgcatttagAATAAAGTTTCGTAACTCCAAATCAACTTTTCCATgctttattaagttttaataattttcttgtcATCTAGAACTTAATTCCACAACTCCAGGGTGATCAATCCTGCCATTTAAAGAACTATTAAAATCGTTCTCATCCTCATCCGcacgatttaaatttttactttgttGTCTTGTTATGGCAAATATCGTATCTTCGACGGTTTtcgacatattttttaattcatcacaAGAAAGCTGTATCCGCCATAATGCATCAGTGGCTACATTACTTTTACCTTTAATAGATCTTATTTCAAAGTCATATTCCTCTATAAGTAACCTAAACTTTGTAAGCCTAATAGAAGGATTAGCCATTCCAAACAGATAAATCAATGGACGATGATCggtataaatgaaaaatgtccTACCATACAAGTaacaagaaaaatgttttataccaAACAAAGACTATTGCTAACAGCTCTTTTTCAAATGTAGAATATtgtttttctgatttatttaaTGCTCTACTCGCGTAAGCTATAGGCATATCATCGTTATTTGAGAGTACTGCACCTACACTATAACCGGCAGCATCAGTCTTTAAAATGAAAGTATTATCTGGAGAAAAGTTCGGATACAGAAGATGCAAGACAGGAAGGTTAACTAAAGCATTTTTTAGTACttcaaaagatttttgacaTTCAGACGTCCACTTGAATGGGACATTTTTTCTCGACAACCAATTTAAAGGTACAGCAATTTcagcaaaatttttaatatattttctatgatAATTAGCGAAAGCGACAAATCTTCTGGCTTCATTTGCATCCGTTGGTACTGGATAATGCTGGACAGCttttatttttaccaaatttatattatgctcataatttttttttccgaagaCAATAAGatcatctaaataaacaaaacatcaaTCATAATTTAAACCAGACATCGCTATCGTTATTGCTCTGGAGAAAGCGCtagggcttatttttaaacccATATAAAGACGAGTCATTTGGTATTGTCTTTTACTGTAAATGCTGTGTATGGCCTAATAGTTCTATCTAGTTCTACTTGATGATAACTTTGTGACAGttctaaatttgaaaaataagttgCACCAGATAAAGAATCAAGCATATCAGTTATACAGGGTAAGGGCCATTTCTCATCCTGCAACTGAGCATTACAACCACGATAATCTATTACCACCCTAAAACTTTTGTTGCCATTAATGTCAACTTTTTTTGGAACTAGCATGAGAAGTGAAGACCACTCAGATCTTGCTCCTTCAATAATACCATTctgtaacattttattaatttgttttatttcttctttttgagAGAGAGGTAACCGATACTGTTTTTTGTATACAGGAGAAGGATTTggttttaaatacattttttgttcatatatATTAGTGGAGGTTAACGGATCATTTTCGAAAAggaatatgtcaaaatatttagCACAGATCCTTTTTAAAACGAAtgtttctttttcatttaaatgatttaaattaattaatgctaATAATTTTTCTACTCTACTAACGGAACAATTATCGCTATTTACAAAATTacataaatcataattttcaagtaaatcaatttttgggttttaaattttctaaagtcTCCTGGTCGCATACGTTAAGAAATTTTACCGGTATCATATCGAAATAGGGCGAACTATTGCACttactataaaaataccttcactTGCTTCATCTGCAAAAACAACATAATCTTTGTGGTTATTctcgacaatattttattatttcagttcATTTTGGAATTAAAGTCAACATCTCATGTTCACTTTGCataggtatttttataatattatcactgtaataaaaagaaaatacaaactTTTCAAAATCTATAGTGGCAAAGGATTTAAAGAAACAATCTAAACCTATGACaccataaatattattatcaaatgcATCAATTAGCAAAAATGTATGACATACATTTGTATTATTTACATTGAAACTTGaccttaaaaaacttaaaatttgttttcaaatttatcaatatgatttttaaaaattacgctAACACTGGCACCTATATCtagtaaaagttttaaaaatttaccatGATAACCAACTGTTATATAATTTAGTAGTAACTTTGGTTTCTGATTTTCTATATTCCCCTTAGTCTCGAAAAAACAACTgatctatattatttatatttgagtgtatttttactaaattgtGCCCTTGAATTTGTAGTATTagaattttgcataaaatatccgCGATGGTGATTATTGTGGCTTACACGGCTATTTCCTCGGTTAagtctattatttaaattggatCTATTAAAGTTGCGTGAATTAGAAATCTGTCGATTTTGCCTGCTGTTATAAAAATTGCTATTtgaattgttattatttgaccTATTAACATTCGAGTTATTATGCGCTGGGCAATTCCTATAAGAACCCCGAATTTGTGAGTTGCCTCTATTATAGCTATTACCCCTATAAGAGCCTCTATGAGACATCGAATTAATAGCTGgtcttaaatgaaaaatttctctAGAACCAGTCAaagatatttctttatttatagcACCGCACATGGcatcatttaaagttaaatagttTCGAGCTTTAATAATGgtctttttgcaattttttcattaacGGGTCTTAAAACTCGCATATTTTGTTCGTTACCATCAGCTTGTGTTAAAGTAAGATCAACTAATAATTCCTCAAGTGACCTTCCAAATTCATCTatagattttgatttttgcttttcgctatttaattaaaaaaatatacatataatatctCATATAAGTTATATATGAGATAGATACTTATCTATCTTGTGATAACGggatgtttaattatattttactaaaacAACTTGTTTCTCTCATGTCTAAAATAggtctatattttaatttaataattttgtacaaagaAACCAAAATTGCTTAACTAAACTATTAcacataaaacaattattaataaacatattttgacattatttaaCATACTAACTGGCATGAACCCTGACTAAGCTATTGACTAATATAttatagtaatataaaatattacgtaTGTAGGTACCTATTATATGTTAAATAACCTACTATATGAtaaacttaattctaaataatattacataacTTAAAGCCTCTATTCTTATACTACACTTTTTCGCAAATCTTCTAACGATGTTGGCTGAGTAGCATagattttgctttttaagtgaccccaaaaaaataaatccaaagATGATAAATCTATCGATCTGGAAACATCAGATCTAAATATTGTCGAACACGTAATGCGTAATGTGGTGGgcaccatcctgttggaacATCAATCTATTCGCAATGTACCGCCGATAATTCTGTTTTTCAATTATGGCAGTTAATGCGGGTCTATGATGTCTTTCAGtaattccaaatttattttaccgGTAAAATTTCCATGTAAGAAAAATTGACTAACTTATCAAAAATTGAccaaaaataccagcccaaactgTTAAAACTGTCACAGCTTAAGACTGTGTTGTTACAAGTATCTTATGGAAAGAAACACagataaactaattttattttaatgtttattagATTAACTCACGCGATGACAATGGCCTTTTAGAAGGTTGCTGGGATGGTGTGTATGCAAACGGTACCTCTCCCTTCTCCTGGACTGGTTCGTTTGCCATCATGGAAGAATACTTACTATCTGGCGGAAAACCTGTGAAATATGGTCAATGTTGGGTATTTTCTGGGACAACGGTCACCATTTGTAGATCCCTCGGGATTCCTTGTCGGTCTACGACCAATTATGTCTCAGCTCATGATACCGACTGTTCTATGACCATCgacaaatattttgatatttttggaaatttgatcACTGACAGTGAATTGATTAATTGTGCAGATAAATGTTGGAATTTCCATGTTTGGAACGATGTGTGGATGGCAAGGCCTGATTTGCCACCGGGCTACGGAGGTTGGCAAGTAATTGACGCCACGCCCCAGGAAACGAGTGACAGAGTATATAGGTGCGGACCTGCGTCTGTTAGTGCAATTAAAAAAGGTAGGCAAGTTTGGCGCTTCTTACTAATATATGTCATATTTGTctaaattccaaattttataTTGGTTTCACGGTTTAATAAATGGTATACAGCTCATTATTAAAAACGCATCgacattttagtttattttttgtactagaaatatttcaaaacctTCAACTTCCTTGGTGTCattcttcattttcttcaaataacAATCGAATACTAAtgttaaaacaaataaagtagAAACAACTGTTTTTGGTTTCAGTACGCCTGGATCGattatgaaaaatattcatgatttttgtttgtttttggaaaaagaaaaattgttgcATAAATGTTGCAACagcatattttcatttatttcattaaactattagaaaaaagttcacaaaagtaaatttaaataaaattaaatataaaaaaattaaaaataaataaaataaaacgtatttacatatttacatttttatacataGGTGAAGTGGGGTTTCTTTATGACACCCCCTTTGTTTTCTCCGAAGTAAATGCTGACGTGGTTCATTTCAAAGAAGATGAAGATTCGGAGAGTGGCTTTACTAAATCTTCCTTAAATAAATACCAGTAAGTTTATACATGTATgcacttttatattatatttagattatatgATATATCATGATAAGCTAAATAACCTGTCTTTTGTCCATGCTATAATGTGTTTAATAATggctttagaattttttttaattgatttattcgTATGTACCAGTAAAAGCCAATAATAGATTCAATAAATAGAATGTGTTCTAACTTCTTAGCGAATGATTAGTATATTAGCTTCTTCTAAGTTAATTTTGTTGAAGAGCATGTCATTAAAGAGTTTATTAAAGAGCaactcattaatttaaaatctaactAAACATTTAAATTGCGTCAATTATACGTCATTATCACTAATAcgataatgaaattttattcaatattaaaaaagatgGTGACGAAGATGACTATTTTTCCAAGATTTCCATCAGATATTCGTCCAGTAGGCTATAGATCAGACGAATTCATGATAAAAGAgattaaaagttatatttatttaaatgcacACCAAATTAATGATtccctaaaaaataattcaagttGTGACTAGAAAAAACTGACTAAATATTTTGGTtcatgttaatttattatttacatttcgCGAAACTCGTTTACATTTTAGACAATTGTAGATAAATTTATCCATAACTATGGCAAAAAATATTCTTCATATATCTTAGAATATGGTACACATAAAAGAAGGTTCACATGACTTTAGACATATTTTCAATAGTaagtttttacatatttataataagacTTTCTCGTCAATCAATCATCATAAGAACAACAATAGTCTACTGGCCTGCGACAACAATACAAGTCATAAGGAAGAGTTACTTTAAACATAAAGAACTTTCTAAAAGGTAATCACTCAAAATGTAAGTTCTATTATGATTCTATTAAATCATTAGAATCTATGGTTCGGAaactttttttccttatttcaaTTACTCTATTCAATATCGGAATTTACATATACAAACCCCGCTGCATGCATATAAACCATCtgaaattttataacttttatttgattatattattataacatcaAAGCGGGAATGTTTAGAGCAAGGCATATTGTTATATATAATTGCTTATCTGAATATATACTATACCACCTACTACAAATATTTAGGAGCCTAAATCAAAGAATATACTTCATAATTGTTAAAGATAACTTCTCGATTATAGGTAACTTCATTTTTGTTCTTAGTTCCCATGTCTGTTCTAATTTCTTTCATGGGACTGAAGACCAAAATAGTTTTCCACAATAGTTCTAACTACAGTTATTTGGTAGACCACCAGGTCGCTTTGATTAATTCGCACTTCACAATTACCACGTAAAATTTCCTTTTATCTCTTTCAGCAAATTGATTGTATGTTTTTACATcaatagttaataaataataattataaataataaattaaatttattatttttttatttaataaataatatattaaattttgaaatattattacattttataaaatatacccTTTAAGCGAGAAGTACTAGTTATTAAACTGTTAAAACTAGTTAGgtttttatgagtttttttcgaatttataattaatttctcgttcTTTCACAATAAGTCGTGGGTGAGTTCTTAGGTGGTGGTGTCTTTTTTTACAGGCTTAACTTAACAATTCACAAAATTTAGAATCCTAACCTAACTAATAAATCTGATCCTAAGATTTAATgtagaaaaactataattaaaaaatgtgcgATTTTAAAGATTAAGTCCTTTTGTCATTACTATATTAGACATtgaaattctaatttatttatatcgggttttttaaattttaatcagtTACTAAGCTTCCTTAAAGCTGTAAGCTGTACTCCTATAAGCTGTAAAATGATGAAGCTTAATTCGTCTTTTCTCTATTTTAACACCATGACCAAGGTTCCTTATTAGTTTCTCCAAATTACGATTGACATAATTTATGTTTCAGCGTTGGTAGAAAAATTGTAACAAAACATGTCGGCCCAACCGACCATAACGGGGATAGCGATATGTATGATATAACTGATGACTTCAAAAATCGAGAAAATACCCGTGAAGAGAGAATGGCTGTCTTAAATGCGATCAGAGGTGTACCGGCCGCCCAGAACATCTATGACCTGCCTTTAGAGGATAGTAATGATGTTTTTCTGGATTTGGTTGATATTGATGCCGTACCTATCGGTCAAAGTTTTGATGTGACGGTTATTATTGAGAATAAGTCCGCAGAAGAGAGAAATGTTTCCATGGTACTAAATGCCTCTTCAGTATTGTATAACGGTATAATGGccaaggaaattaaaaaagccCGAAAAATTATAAAGGTAAATGATATTCAACGCTTACTTTTTTGCGATAAATTTGCCTAACGGCGTAATACTTTGAGTCTATGATAGAATAAAAAAGCCACTAAATGTACAAAAAATCAATCTTATCAACaacaaattctttaattttcatttttaattaattttttttttgtttaaataccaaaattttttaGGTTCTCCCAGGGGCCCgagaaacttttaaagttacAGTTCAACCAGAGGATTATCTGGATAAATTAGTGGAACAAGGACTGATAAAAATTTACGCTTTGGCAACTGTAGATGAAACTAAGCAAACATGGAGTGAAGAGGATGATTTTACTATGACGCTTCCAACAGTAACAATTAATTTACCAGAGGTAGTTGGTGTAAATGAAGCTTGTGATGTTCAATTTAGGTAACTAATATATGACGTAaaacacacatcaaaatggtctaggggaCAAGGAAAAGAAgccgttttatttttagacgCAAACATTTGTTTGCAAGATAAATTGtgttcattttttgtttaatataactTTGAACAAATTGTAACGATTCAGTAAACACCGAGAAACTGAGAAGCTGATTATCCTCATTCCGGAATAACACACACCGGACGATATTTAGAAGGTTGGTGAAAATGGCCGGGAACAGCATTGAGGCGAGTACATAAGGAGCCGCATCCCTGATAGTTGTAAGTTCAGTAAAGTAAAGTTCAGAATATTGGTACAGAAATTTAAGTAGTTGTAaagaaatacagtaaaaataaatatcgtgtTTTCGTAGTGAACTGTACAAATAAAGTAGTTGACTAATTTCGactgttttaattcacacctaaccaATGGGAAAAACGCTACATTGGTATCAGGGTGCGGGATGTGAATTGCGCGTTAGTCAACTGGACATcgatgaaaataaataatagtggaCTAAAACAAATCGAACTAAAGAGCGTGAAAATGCCAAAGCTGTTGTATTTTAAACGGCTGAGCTGAAAAGAGAGCTGGAGGACAGGAACTGCGATACGGCGGGAAATAAAACGGCGTTCGGTATTACTTGAGAAAAGCGGAACCCGAACAACGTTGATTTTCCTGGTGCAAGCGATATCAGTCAATTGTTTTAAAGTTGGCCCAATGATTTGCAAGTAAATTCCCCCAACCTGGAAgctaaattattacaaaattgtgACAATCTGGAAGTGAAGTTGCAAGAAAATTTTTTCACACTCAGCAATTTAAAAAGTGAACTTGGGGAAAAGCTATAAGAGAATTAAGCCAGGTTGGAAGAAAAGAATTTGGAGAACAATGCTAATTTAAAAAGTGAGTTTGAGGTAAAGCGAAAACAGAATTCTGCCAGGTTGGATGaaaagattttggaaaacaattccaattgtaaaaaagaattagaagaagacAGTCTGGAAAAATCTTGGTTACTGAAaaagcagatttttttattggtggAGGACAAGATAAGCGACCCTGTCGACCTTCAGCAAAAGACCACAAGAGCGAAGTCTGTGCCAATACAGAATCTGTTGGACTGAAACCGCCTCAATTTAATGGTATTTTATCCTGGAATATTTATAGGTTGGTCGTCTAGGTAGAAAGCCACTGCCCTTACATTGGTCTTGAGAGGAGATGCTGCTGCTAGAATGTCCCTAGAAAAACAAGAAGAGTACTACCATGGAACTATACGTAGTTGAAAAATGGATGCCAAAATCAGAGAAGATCTTGCGAGAATTTAAAGTTAGCATTACACGTTTAGTTCGACTTGCATATCCAGATATCTAGCAAAGGATTATGCAACGGTTGACAGTTCAGCAAATCCTAGATGGACCCTGCGATGGTAAAATGAGGCATGCTTTACTATTAGCATATTTACCTAAGCTAGTAGATGCAGCACAGGTCCTTGAATTAGAATCCGCCAAGTGTGACAAAAGGTTCGGCAAATGTTTTCAGGAGAAATGTGTTCAGGGAATCATTAGGGAGGTGAATGAAGGACGTAGCCGCTAGGACCGGAAGTTGGCGTATTGGAAATGTGGCAAATTAGGTTACTTAAGACGAGACTGTCCAGAAGGCGCTAGTTCCACTCCCGCCAATCCGGAAAACTAGAGCAGGTGGTTGCGAAGGAGTGATCGTCGACCTACATTCAGCAACTTCCACTAAAAGTAAAGACCGCCCAGGTTTACTCGCTGCAGCACCATAGCAACAGTGTTCGTTCAGCATCGTAGCAACATCGACTCGTACGTGGATGGAACCCTGCGCACTGTCCTGCTGGATACAGGTgcgagaaaaataattataagagCCGACAGAGTAAAATTTGCAGCcatattttgacaaattgcGGCTGTAGACATCAACTGGCAAGCCATTCCGAAAGAACTGGAAGAGCTAGTAGTTTCGACGTGGGGCACCGGCCTAAGGCTAGGCCGAAGAAAGAGACTGAGCCATTGGATTCATAGATATCGAGACGTTTCTGATACTAGGAAGAAAGGGAGGACCAACATAGCTCAGTTCAAAATCAATACAGGAAGCGCTCGTCCCATCCCGCAGGCGGCTGAAAGACTACCACTGACCAACAGAGAGAAGGCTAATAAGGTTATTGAGAATTTGGACAAGGAATAGAACCATCTAGTTCATGGTCTTCACCGGTGGTACTGGTAAAGAAGAAAGATGACTCGACCAAATTTAGCGTAGATTACCGACAGCTTAATATCGTGACTAAAAAGAACAACTATCTCGCATTAATGACACTTTAGACACTCTGGCTGGATGGAAGAATTTTTCAAGGCTGGATCTGAAGAGTGGATACTCGTAAGTTAAGTTGGCCCGTAAAAATATCGGAATACGGCTTTCACGGTGGGTGCTAGATTATAGCAATTTAACGTGATGCCATTTGGACTGTGCAATACCCCTGCCACTTTTCAACGACTGACGGAACCGATTTTAAGAGGACTATCCTAGAAGAGTTTCTTGATTTACCTTAATGACATTATTGTGGTAGGAAAATTGTTTTGAGGACCACGTGTAAGATCTAGAAGAAGTGTTCCTGAGGCGAGATTCAGGATTCAAGTTGAGCCCAAAGAAATTTCATCTCTTTCAAAGAGCTGTGCAGTATCTGGGTAACGTTGTTTCCAGTCAAAGAGTTGCTGTTGATAAAGCAAAGGTTATGTCAAAGGTTGGCCAGTTCCCAAAGATCAAGCATGAGCTACGCAGCTTCTTGGGATTATGAAATTACTACCGGCAACGAACTTAATAATTCTGGACTTGATATATCTGGACTGGACTATATagacttaatataaattaatatatctggACTACTAATGCAAATGGCTACCATGACCAAAAATAACCGCTGCCTGATGGCCGCTATTTTtgtagtggttgtgtccttttgatgttgctTACTGTGAACATTTTCAGTATTGCCAACAAAAGATTTGACTTGTGACCTGTCATGAACTAAAGTATAAAAAGTTGTTGGCTCGTGCGGTGTTGTACACTTTCTTCACTcataaataatgaaatcatattgtattattattatacagtgctttcatttcaaaacgatccacccttaataactttcttaaaaaaaaaaaaaaaaaaaaaaaaaaacacacgtcaaattagatatacagggggacgtttaattatgcatttactgaagttctgtcaatcacctcctcacctccagctaacctcactttaatatgtcaaatgggaacccccatcgtgtgatacataaTAGTAAGCAGcggaaaaacatgcggattttcattatcccagtatctacagttatgtctgtttaccaggccatttaaaaaaaaggtcgattcgtcactgaagcaatgattttttgatgatctattataaaaaatgtaagaattttaaaatgatgtaggtaccacactaaaagtattcatttaaaatacgaaagtttggcgtaaataaaatattcattatttctagacattttcgctaactatttgcttacacatttaccgatttcattttttttttggtaccgttgaatagagaattttacgctgcttactatgatgtatcacacgatgggggttcccctttg of the Anthonomus grandis grandis chromosome 3, icAntGran1.3, whole genome shotgun sequence genome contains:
- the LOC126734465 gene encoding hemocyte protein-glutamine gamma-glutamyltransferase-like, whose protein sequence is MEPIVPIATEFYSKENAKISHTDMYQLLDNEEDESVILRRGTNFIFAIRFDRDFMPEQDVVRVRFAIGPTPNISKGTRVILPISAKKRHLPKELNYWSICLQSIQGNVITVQVNISPYAPIGIWKCSLQTNIAGTKGRRVDYDIPHDIYVLFNPWCPLDGVYMENEVERQEYVLNESGKIWCGTFKQPTGKHWVFGQFNESVLPASIFLLEKSELPHSQRGNPVLVTRSLSALINSRDDNGLLEGCWDGVYANGTSPFSWTGSFAIMEEYLLSGGKPVKYGQCWVFSGTTVTICRSLGIPCRSTTNYVSAHDTDCSMTIDKYFDIFGNLITDSELINCADKCWNFHVWNDVWMARPDLPPGYGGWQVIDATPQETSDRVYRCGPASVSAIKKGEVGFLYDTPFVFSEVNADVVHFKEDEDSESGFTKSSLNKYHVGRKIVTKHVGPTDHNGDSDMYDITDDFKNRENTREERMAVLNAIRGVPAAQNIYDLPLEDSNDVFLDLVDIDAVPIGQSFDVTVIIENKSAEERNVSMVLNASSVLYNGIMAKEIKKARKIIKVLPGARETFKVTVQPEDYLDKLVEQGLIKIYALATVDETKQTWSEEDDFTMTLPTVTINLPEVVGVNEACDVQFSFTNPLNMPLTQCTYTIEGPGLQMPKSHKYRTVMPQETVTLQHTFKAKKAGERNIVISFTSSEIRNINASKSIRIQN